In Limnohabitans sp. TEGF004, the genomic window CACGGGGAACTTTGCTGGACCCGATGCGCCATCAGCGGCCATGCCCACACGTTTGAACACCTTGCTGTTTCAGCCTGGTGGCTTTGCCAGTTTGCTCACCCTGTTGCGCCCCGGTGTGCTGGAGAGCTTGGTGCCACCTGTGCAAGATGCGGGTGATTTGAAAAAACGCATCAGCGCACAACGCCTCAGCATGGGCACGTTACAGGCGCAAACCTTGAAGCGTTTTATCCTGGGCCACAGCAAAGCTGCTGAAGCCAGTTTGGCCGAAGGTGAGCCCGTGGCGGACAACACCAAAGTGCTGCTGCGCTTGCTCATGGCCGAGCGTGCAAGAGTGGACGAGGACAGTGGCGAAGTCCAAGAAAACCTGCATCACGCCCTCGATGAAATCGAGGCGGCACAAGTGCAGTCTGCCCAAAACTTGCACAAAGGCGAGTTGAATTTGGCTTTTGTGATTCCCTTTCGCGACGCTGATCCTGTCGAGCTGCATTTCGAGCAAAAGGGCAACAAACCGGGTCAACCCAAAAAACCGCTGGTGGTCAACATGCATACCCAAAGCCGGGTGCTGGGGGAGGTGTGGCTCAAAACCACCATCAGCAACAACGCGCAAGTTGACTTGACCATGTGGGCATTGCGCAAAGACGTGGCCGATTTGGCGAAGTTCAATGCCACGGAACTGACGGATGAGTTGGAAGGCGCAGGTTTGCGCATGGGGAGTTTTCAGGTGTACAACGCGCCACGGCCAGACGCTGTGGAAGACCATCCACCGCCAGAGCATGGCAGTTTGATTGACACCCGCGCATGACGGATAAACATTACATGCAAGCTGTGGCTTTGGAATACGGCCGCAACAAAGCGCCCCTCCTCACGGTCAAGGGCGATGATGAATTAGCCCGCCGCATCGTGGCTGAAGCGAAAAAGCAGGGTGTGTATGTGGCCGAAGACCCACGCTTGCTGGCCATGCTCAGCCGGCTCGATGTAGGTCAAGAAATTCCGGAAGATATGTTCACCGCTGTTGCCGTGATTTTGGCGTGGGTGTATTGGCTCAAGGGCATGCAGCCCGGGGATGAAAAGCCTAAGCAGGCTTGAACAGCGCGTGTGAAAAGTTACGCTTCAGCGTAGCCACGACCACCGCGTCGACCACCGCGAGACACCTTGCCCAAACGGTCATAAATCTCGAGCGAGCTGGTGGGGTCTTGCACTTGCATGCTTTGCAGCGCGCCACGGATGGCGTCAATCTTTCGAACAATCAGCACCTCATTGCGGCGATGCATGTCGCGGCAGTGGGCCATGTGCTCTTTGAACCCGTCCCATTCGGGTCCGAGCGCATCTGCTGAGTCTGGACCTTGAATGCCAGCCAGCTGCGCGAGCTGCTGAAGCAGCTCGTTCTTTGTGTTTTGCGACGCTTCGAAGGCGTCTAAATCTTGCACCTTCAACTGCTCGAACTCGCGCTCCAGCATGTCTTCCAGTGTTTTCGCCAAGGCCAAAGCCTGCTCGAGTGAGGAGGCTTGCACGTCAGTGGCGGGTGTTGTCATATCGGACAAAAGACGATCAATCAGAGATGAATGAACGATCAGTTACCGATCATTTTTTCGAGGGCCACAAAGTTTTCAGCAATGCGGCGTGGGTTCACAGGGTAGTTGCCTTCCTTGATCGCCTGCTTGATGGCCTCAACTTTGGAGCGGTCAAAGTCTGGTTGCGCCATGACTTTTTGGGCGACGTTGCTCAAGCTCACTTTATCTGCTCCTGCGGAAGATGCTTTCTCCATGGACGGAGCCAAGTCTTCCTTGGCTTGCGCGGCAGAAGGGCTTCGTTTTTCGACTTTGTCGATGGCGCTGCGAATCGCAGCGTTCGATTGCGTCATCCGACCGTAGTTTGAAATTGCGTCATTCATGATGTTTTCACTTTCTCCAACCTGTTATCAGGTCAAAACTTTTTCACAACACTTCAATCGACCTCAAATTCTAGAACTTGAGCATTTTTTTGAAATATTTTTTAAATACCACTTTTCACCTCAGTTTCGCGGCATTCGGTCCGGTAATCACGCCATGTAGTAATCGACCCGACTCGACATTTTTTAAGCGAATTTGTTCACCTAGACCACCATCTTGCAACGCTTCCGCGCGCATTGTGATGGAAAAGCCTTGTCCTTCGCCTGCTGTGACCTGTACCTCTTGTCCGCGCTTGACCAACACAGCGGTCTTCACGTCGTATGAACGCAGAGGGGTGTTGGGCGTGAGGTCGCGCACCAACTCCATATTTTTTAATAATTTCGTATCGGAAATGATTTGGTTTTCCATGCCCGCCGCAGGCATCTCGGCATAGCTGAACATCTCTGGTTTGATCACCGTGCCGCGCTTGAGCAACTCTTTGGACACCAACACTTTGTACAGCGCAGGTGCCGATGGGCTGGCGCGGTTCACAGGGGTGTTGGCTTGGCCGGTGTTCAGATTGACGAAAAGTTGCCAAGCAGGCTGTGCGCAACGCACACGTATGGCGGGTTGATTGGGAAACGGTTGCTCAAACTGCAGGTTTTGTTGACAGGTTTGCACCGTGATGCGTGGGTCCACAGGCACGACTTGCACCTGTTTACCTTGAAAAGAAGGGTGTGTCGCAGCCCATTGGTGGGCTTGCTTTTGCAAGGCCTCAAAGGCGCTGTCTGGCAACGTCGAATCTGCCGCAAACCCAAGCTGGGCTTGGCTTAGCACGCATGCAGCCAGCCACACGCTCCAGCGCTTGAGGCGCGAGGTGTCGGCATTTTTTAGGCACGGCATTTGCATAGTCATACGGGCAGGTGTTGATGTTTTGACATGAGTTCAGACCCAACCCTTTATGCAAGAACGAAGCCAACTTTTTTACGGACCGATTAAACGGAGCCCTCCATGCGACTCGACCCGTCCTACAACCCTCAGGTGAACACCACCGACGCCTCCGGCAGCCTCAAGCTGCCACGGAGCCAGTTGGCGTACGCCCGCACCGCGCCCGCCTTTTCGCGCGCGATGGCCAGTGCCAACCAATCAGGTGCTTTGGCCCCCGAGGGTGGCACGGCAGCGTGGGGCACTTCGGTTCGTTCAGGTCAAACCTTGACCGGCATCGTGCGCGAGCAGATGGCCCAGCGTGGCGTGAACATTTCAAACAACGAAGCCATGCGCTTGGCGCAAACCGTGGCGCGTTCGAACAACATTGCCAACCCCAACATGATTCATCCAGGTCAGAAGCTGAACCTGGATAGCTTGAATTTTTCTTTGCAACAAGCGCAGGCGGTGAACCAAGCCATCGCGGCCAACAAAGCCGCAGTGGCTTCGGCGACAGCGCCTGCGGTGACGCCGGCTGCCAACGTCAACACACTCAATACCAACACACCCATGGGTGCGACCGCCTTGGCGGGTACGGCCCAAGTGCAGTTGCTCACGCGCTCAGACCGCAGTGGCAATGTGGTACTGGAAAAAACCATCGACCGCGCGATTGAAAAAGGCTTCATCCCCGCGCAAGACAAACAAGCCGTGATGAACAAGATTGTTCAGCTCTCGCAAGATCACCGCTTTGCACCCGATGACTTTGCGCGCCTCACCTTGATGGAGAGCGATGGCATGAACCCCAAAGCGTCAAACAGCCGTTGTCACGGCATCATCCAGTTTTGTGATGGCCCTGACCGTGGTGCCGCTAGCGCAGGCTTTGGTGCCAACCCCAAAGCCATTCTGGGTCACAGCGTGTTGAAGCAACTCGACATGGTGGACAAGTATTTTGAAGACACAGGCCTGAAGAACTTTGGCCCTGTGGGTTTGGATGATCTGTATTTAACAGTGCTCACCCCAGCTGCGCGCAATGAAACGCGCCCCAATGCTGCTTTGAACATTCCCGGTCAGCAAGCGGCTTACTTGCATGTGAACCGCGACATGCGTGCACCCATCACGCGTAACTCCATCTTGGCGGGTTTGCATCAAAACGCCAATGAACGTTTGGGTACGGAAGTGGCGCAACGCCCCTCCATGCAGGCGGCTCGCTTGAGCGCCTACGCAGCGCAGGCTGCGGTGTCGGAAGTTCGCTAACTTCATGACAGCGGCAAACAATTGCCGCTTCTAGCGTCAAAACCACCGTGGCACGGCTCTTGCATTAATCGACACGAGGTCTCACAACTTGAGGCCATGTGTCAATTAACAGGAGTCTTGTGATGGACGTTTTTAAATCAGCCTTTGGAATCCACGAGCGTGCACTCGGCGTGAGAAGCCAGCGCATGGAAGTGCTGGCGCGCAACATCGCCAACGCCGACACGCCTAACTACAAAGCACAAGACGTTGATTTCAAGGCCATGCTCAAAGAAGCCAAGACTGAGTATTTGACCGCCACCAATGAAAAACACTATGCCGGTCTGACCGAAGCGCCAGACAACGGCATGCGTTTTCGCACACCGTTTAACAGTTCATTTGACGGCAACACCGTTGAGATGAACGTGGAACAAGCCCAATACGGTAAAGCCGCTGGTGAATACCAAGCGACTTTGCAATTTCTAGAAAACCGCATTGGCGGTCTTCGTAAAGCCATGCGCGGGGAGTAATAGACCATGCAACTTGACAACGTCTTTGGTATTGCAGGCACGGCGCTGAACGCGCAAGCCATTCGCATGAACACCACGGCTTCTAACTTGGCCAACGCCAACTCGGTGGCGGGCTCTGAAGAAGAAGCCTACCGTGGCCGTCGCCCTTTGTTCAAAGCCTTGATGGATGAACAAATGACACACGCTGGCGCTCAGTTCGTTGGTGGTGTCAAGGTCGACCGCATCGTCAATGACCCAGCGCCCATTCGCAAAACCTGGGAGCCAGGCAACCCACTCGCCGACAAAGAAGGCTACGTGTTCCATTCCAACGTGAATGAAATGTCCGAGATGGTCGACATGATGGCCGCCTCTCGTTCGTATCAAAACAACGTTGAAGTCGTCAACACCGCACGTCAATTGATGATGCGCACCCTTGAAATTACCAAGACTTAATCATGGCTACGACCGCAACATCCTCTCTGCCTAGTGGCATCGTCAAGTACGAAGACTACCAAGCGCAACAAAAAGCCACGCCCACGAACACCAACATGGGCCAGACGGAATTTTTGACACTCTTCACCACACAGTTGAAGAACCAAAACCCGTTGGACCCTGTCAAGAACGAAGCCTTCGTGGCCCAGCTCGCGCAGTTCTCACAACTCGAAGCCACCACGGCGATGAAGACCAGCATGCAGAACTTGGTCTCTAGCTTGGCGAACGACCGCTTGCTCGGTGCCACATCGTTGATTGGTAAAACCGTTGGCGTGCCCGATGGCCCTGTGGCTGTCACCGACACCACGGTGTCACAAGGCGTGCTGAATGCCCCCACGGGTGCAGACGGCATCAAGCTTGAAATCTTCAACGACAAAGGCATTTTGGTGCGCACCCAAATCATGGGCCCACAGCCTGCAGGTGATGTCACCTTGGCTTGGGACGGTATGAATGACGGTGGCACTGCAGTGCCTAACGGCACCTACCGCTATGTGGCCTCGGTCAACAGCAATGGCACGGTCACCAAACCCACGGTCAACACCTACGCCCAAGTGACGGGCGTGACCAGTGCAGGCACAGCCGACGGCACGATGTTGCTCGAAGTGGCCGGTGGCAAGACGGTCAATTTGACTGATGTGAAACGCATCAGCTACTAATTTCAAGATTCAAGAATTTCTCTCAGGAGCTAAAGCACCATGTCTTTTTATACCTCTCTCACCGGTTTGAATGCCGCCACCGCGCAGCTGGGCGTCACGTCTAACAACATCGCCAACGTGAGTACGACAGGCTTTAAGCGCAGCCGTACCGACTTTGGCGACATTTTTGCGACGTCACCGCTGCAAAAAGCCTCAGCCACCATCGGTCAAGGTGTGTCCTTGAAGCGCGTGGTGCAAGAGTTCGGTCAAGGCAACATGATGTTCTCGTCCAACACCTTGGACTTGGCCATCAGCGGTGACGGTTTCTTCCCGCTCAAATCGCAAGACGGTTTCCAAGACATCTTCACGCGCAACGGTGTGTTCATGATGAACGACCAATACAACGTGGTGAACTCGGCAGGACAGAAATTGATGGCAGCGTCCGTTGACTCGTCCGGCAAAGCGAACTTGGATGACATGAACGTGTTGACCATTCCGCAAAAAACCACTGGCATGGCCAAGCAAACCAGTAAGGTGTCTTTGGGATTGAACTTCCCAGCAGATGCAGAAGTCATCACCAAAGATTTCAACCGCAACGATCCCGACACTTACAACAAGAGCACCGCGCTCACGGTGTATGACGCCGGTGGCAACTCTTATTTGGCATCCGTTTATTACGTGAAGACTCAAAACGCGAGCCAAGAAACCCCCAATAACAAATGGCAAACCTATGTGTATGTCGGCGATAAATTGGTCAGCGCCTCGTTGCAACAAGCGACGAATACTCAAGGCGAAGAGATGTATGTCAACAAGTACGGTGAGCTCAAAGCCAAGAGCGATTTCAAGACACCCGAAGAAATTGCTGAATTGAACAGCAGCTTTGCGAAGAAAACCATCAAGTTTTCGTTGGACGAACTGACCGATATTCGCGTCTCCAAACCCGCGACTGTGAACGGTGGCATGGCGACAGATTTGGGCACAGGTTCCAACGACGGCATCGACTTTGGCAATTATTTGGACATCAGCAAGTCTGACTTGCTGCGCCAACAAGGCAGCAGTGCCGTGACGTACACCCTGGATCCACAAGTGACAGGTGCTCGCTCCGTGGAGTTCGGTCCTGATGCCGCACGTGTGACAGTTGATGTTCCTGCCACAGGCTCGACCCCTCCCACACCAGAAGAAGTCGCTTCTGCGTTGAACCTCAACGCCAGCTTTGCTTCCACCTATGTGGCGCAGGCCTCTAAGCCAGGCGTGACTTTGGAAGGCATCAACTTCGGAGCCACAGCACCAACCAGCAATCCATTTGCCAGCTTCAGCGTCAACATTGGTGGCAAACAAATGGATTTGTCATCGCTCGCAGTGGACAGTGTCGCTGGCGCTGACATGGCCACTGAGGTGCAAATCAAATTGCGTGCGATGGATGAAAGCCGCACCAACATCACAGTGACTTGGGACGATGCGGCTAAGTCGTTGATGATTACCGACTCTGCACAACGCAACATCAGCGATGCAACTCTGACCAAAGTCACGGGTGCTGCATCTGATGTGTCGACGGGCAGTGCGATCAAATATGCTGATTCGATCTTGAAGATCACAGCCATTGACCCCAACGTGTCGGCCTCTGACATCAAAGGCACCACATCCGCCAAAGGTGTCGTGGTGACACAAGGCACGACGGTTGTTGCAGCAACAGACATTGCCTTGCAAGAAACCCCTTACACACGAGCCACAGCCGCTTTCACGTTTGCCAGCGCGGCCGTTGGTTTCAAAGCCACGTTTGGCACAGCGACTCCCCCTTTGTTTGAAGAAGCTGCATCCGGCACGGATTTGGCCGACAAGCTCAACAAAAATGCAACTTTTGTGGCTGACTACATTGCCACTTACTCAGCAACAGACAAGGCGCTGACTATCACAGCCAAAGACCCCTCGAGCGCAAGCGCTCAAGCAATTGCGAACTCAGTCAAGATTTACGAAAGCGTGACCGAGGTGACAGGTCCCTTCGCACAAATTGAAGATGTGGACGCCACGACGGGTGTGTCAAATAACCCAGTCCTGACCACAGGTGTTGCCTCTGCGTTGGATGGCAGCAAACGCAGCATTGACGATTTGCGTAACCTATTCACTGCCAACGTCGACAACTCGATTGACCCAGTGGTCATCGGTTTGGATCATTTGGTGGAGACCATGAGCAAATTGCCAGCCTCGGCCAGCAAAAAGCTATCGGGTACACAAATCGCTGCTGAATTGACCAACGTGATGGCTCGCGCTTATGGCGACGAGAAACCATTCAATTTCTCGACAGTGGGTTCACCCACGTTTTCACTCGATTTGACGCGTGCTGATAAGTCAACTTTGCCAAAGTTGGCCATTGATTTGTCGACATCGAAAGACATGCGCAGCGAAGACATGGTGCGTGAAGTTCAAAAACAAATCGACGATGACCCTCAGTACAGCGGCAATGTCACAGTGAGCTATGACACGGCCAAGCAGCAATTGGTGTTCACACCCACAGACAATGCGAAAGTCACTGTTTCCAGCGAGCAAACCGCCATGGACTTGGCTGACCCCTTGGTACAGGGCGTCAATGATTCATCGGTGGGTTTGACACTGTCACCCTCAGTCTCCACATCGCCTTACCGCACGCTCAACGACCAGCGTTACGGCATGAAGGTCGAGTACGACTCGGTCAAGCAAACCTTTGTGTTCCAGTCGGGCACCACAGGTGACAACTCGGGCTTGTCCATCACCGGCATTCGCCCCGGCAGCTTGGCCACACAAATGTCCAAAGGCTTGGGCATGACGGGTGACCCCGCCAACTACGTGGTGACGCCATCTACAGTTGACGCCTTGCGTGGCATCACGTCTACCCCAGCGGTGTTGACCGGCAATGCTTTGGCTGTGAACGTGGACAACAACTTCTCGGTGGACGAGACCAACAACCAATTCGTGGTGTCGGTCAACGGCATCACAGGCACGGTCATCATTCCACCAAAAGACACCTACACCTTAGGTACTTTCATGGAAGCTTTGCAAAACGGCATCAACAACTTGCAAGGCCCATCCAAGAACGGTTTGACACCTGACTCTATCAACGGCGTCAAGGTGAGCTATGACACCAAGAGCAATGCTTTGCAGTTCACCACAGGCACGGCTTCGACCAGCTCATACGTCAAGATCACGGGCGATGCACGCTGGGGCTTGGACGGCTTGGACGCTTCGTTCGGTGCCACCACCACATGGATCAAACCTACCGCCTTCAAAGACGAAAAGGGCGCCACGGTCTACATCGACGGTTTCGGTGAAGAGTCTTCCACAGCCACAGGCTTTGAGACCTTGCCAGCATGGTCACCTGTTTATTTCGACAAGGGTGAGCTGACATTCGACACCGCGGGTAATTTGATTTCCCCCAAACAAGGTGCTCAGTTGGACACCGTGTACTTGCCAAACGGTAAGGGCGCTTTGACCATGAACATCGACTACTCCAAGTCCACGCAGTTTGCGTCACCGTTCTCGGTGTTGTCGCAGTCGCAAGACGGCGCCCCCGAAGGTGACTTGGTGGGCTTGGCCATTGCCGACGACGGCTTGGTGTCTGCCAGTTTCTCCAACGGCTCACAAAAGTCCTTGGGCAAAGTGGTGTTGGTCAACTTCTCCAACCCCTCTGGTTTGCGCCAGATTGGTGACACCAACTACTACAAGACGTCTGACTCAGGCACGCCTAAGTACGGCGAAGCCGGTTCAGCTGGCTTCGGTACTGTGCGCTCCGGCGCCACCGAGCGTGCCAACGTGGACTTGACCCAAGAATTGGTGGACTTGATCACCGAGCAGCGTAACTTCCAAGCCAACGCCAAGGCCATGGAAACCAGCACCTCGATGACGCAAACCATCATTCAAATCCGTAACTAATCGGCCTGATTAAGAGACTGACATGGACCGCTTATCTTTCAACGCGATGGCCGCGATCAACGAAGACCGTTTGATCCGGCAACAGTTGTCCAACGACATCGCCAACGTCACCACCGTCGGTTTCAAGCAAACCTTCGAAGCCACCATCCAACCGCACCAAGCGGTGGGTGAGGGCTTTGATTCACGCTTGCAACCCCGTCTGTACACCACAGACCGTGTGCGCTTGGATGCAGGACCTTTGATGGTCACAGGCCGTGATTTGGACGTGTCCATGAACCACAAAACCGTCATGGGCGTGATGGGCAATGACGGAAAACTGGCATTTACCCGCCGGGGTGACCTGCGCGTCAACCCCAACGGTGTGCTTGAAACCGGTTCTGGCCACATGGTGCAAGGCCAAGATGGCGGCCCCATCACGATTCCCGTGGGCTCACGCATCAACATCACCAAAACAGGCGAAATCTTCGCCGCAGACCCCACCCAGCAAGGCATTCCGCAGGAGCAGGTGGTTGGCACCTTGATGTTGCGCGATGCCAGCACCACGAACCTCATCAAACGCGAAGACGGTTTGTTCCGAGTTGACGAAAAACCACTTGGCACGGACTTTGCAACTGGTCCAGAGCCAGTTTCTTTGACACCGCAAGCTTTAGAAGGCAGCAGTGTCAATCCAATGGCATCGATGGTGAAGCTGATTGAACAGAGCCGCTCGTTTGAGCATCAGGTGCGTTTGATCAAAGAAAGCAAATCCAACGATGAGTCGGGCGCTTCCATGATGAAGGCGTCTTGAATTTGACAGATTAAAAGGGGCTAGAAGCCATGGATGCATCATTGTGGGTAGCGAAAACCGGTCTTGACGCGCAGCAGACGCGCATGAACGTCATTTCGAACAACTTGGCCAACGTGAGCACGACCGGCTTCAAACGCGACCGAGCCGTTTTTGAAGACTTGCTCTATCAAAACGTCAAACAACCCGGTGGTCAAACCACCAACAACACCCTCTCACCCACGGGCTTGATGCTCGGTACCGGTGTGAAGATCAATGCCACTGAAAAGCTGCACTTGCAGGGCAACTTGATCAACACCCAATCGCCCCTCGACTTGGCGATCATGGGTGGCGGCATGTTCCAGATTCAAATGCCAGACGGCACCACGTCGTACAGCCGCGATGGCAACTTCAAGATCAGCAACACCGGCCAAGTTGTGACGGCGTCTGGCTTTCCGCTGATTCCCGCCATCACCATCCCTGAAAACACAGCCAGCGTGACCTTTGGTCAAGACGGCACCGTGTCTGCCGAGATCGTGGCCGGTGGCGGTTCACAAAACATTGGCCAAATTCAAATCGCACGTTTTGTGAACCCAAGCGGTTTGAAGCCCATCGGCAACAACTTGTTTGAAGCTTCGCAAGCCAGCGGCGTGGCACAGGTGCTCACACCTGGCCTCAACGGCGCAGGTGCTTTGAAGCAGGGCTCACTCGAAGCCTCCAACGTGAACGTGGTGGAGGAGATGGTCAACATGATCGAAACCCAGCGCGCTTACGAGATGAACTCCAAGTCCATCTCTGCGGTGGACGGCATGCTCAAGTTCTTGAACCAAAACATCTGAAGGAGCCGGATCATGATCGTCCTTCGCTTACTCGCTCTTGCTGGCATTGTTTATTTGTTGCAAGGCTGCGCCACCGAACCTGTCGACATGGTGCTTCGTCCATCGCCAGAGTTCCAACCGGTGTATCCACTTGCCGCTGACCGGCAAAAAGTTGCCACCGGCGGCATTTACAGCAACCGACAAAGTGATGCCTGGTTCGGCCGTGGCCGCAATTACCAAGTGGGCGACATCATCACGGTGTTGCTCAATGAATCGACGCAAGCGGCGCGCACACAAAACACCGATGTGAGCCGTGAATCTAAAAACTCATTGCCCTCGGGCTTCAACACCAAGATTGGCAGCATGTCGCCTTTCTTGAACGGCATTGATGTCAACTCCAACAACAACAGCAGCAAAGGCGCAGGCAAGGCAGACCAACAAGCCTCTTTGTCTGGCTCTGTGGCTGTGACGGTGGTTGAAATTTTGGCCAACGGCAACTTGATGGTCCGTGGCGAGAAAAAGCTCGGCTTGTCAGAAGGCACCGAAGTCATTCAAGTTTCAGGCGTGATTCGTCCTGAAGACGTAGGCCCCAACAGCACTGTGCAATCACGCCGTTTGGCCAATGCACAAATCGCGTATCGCGGTTCGGGTGATTTGGCAAATGCCACCAAAGCAGGCTGGGGTACCAGCTTGATGCACAAGTTCTGGCCTTTCTAATATGAAAAATCTCTCCCTGTTTGTTCGCGTCTGCTTGACCAG contains:
- a CDS encoding flagellar basal body L-ring protein FlgH is translated as MIVLRLLALAGIVYLLQGCATEPVDMVLRPSPEFQPVYPLAADRQKVATGGIYSNRQSDAWFGRGRNYQVGDIITVLLNESTQAARTQNTDVSRESKNSLPSGFNTKIGSMSPFLNGIDVNSNNNSSKGAGKADQQASLSGSVAVTVVEILANGNLMVRGEKKLGLSEGTEVIQVSGVIRPEDVGPNSTVQSRRLANAQIAYRGSGDLANATKAGWGTSLMHKFWPF